The Clostridia bacterium DNA segment CCCCAAGAGGAAGGGCGACGACACGAGGTAGGCGAGCAGGAGCACCAGCCTGCCGAGCTCCCGCGAACCGGCACCGGCCAGGGATCCGAGCACGGTCGAGAGGGCGATGATCAGGGCCACCCCGACCTGGCTCACGACGTAGATGAGCAGCAGATCCCACCCGGTCCAACGCGTGCGCTCGGCCAGGACCGTCACCCCGCTGCTGCGATTTCGCGCGCCGTACGGATATGGTCGGCGTACTCGCGCCAGTCGTCGACCGGTGTTTCGAGCTCCCACGGAAGCGCCCGGAAAAACGGATGCGAGAGAACGGTATGCAGGCCCGCCCGTCCGATTTCCCCCTCGCCGAGCTTCGCATGGCGATCCTTGCGGCTGCCGAGGCCGAACTTCGAATCGTTCAAGTGCAGGGCCCTCACGCGCCGCAGCCCCACGGTGCGCTCCAGCCGGTCAAGGACGTCCGCGAGGCCGGCTTCGGTGGCGATGTCGTAGCCGGCGGCGTACAGGTGGCAGGTGTCGAGGCAGACGCCCACGCGCTCCGGCCAGCCGAGCCGCTTCATGATTTCCGCCAGCTCTTCGAACGTGCCGCCGATCTCCGTCCCTTGCCCCGACATGCCCTCGAGGAGCAGCATCGTGTCGCCCTGCGCCTCCAGGGCGTAGGCGATGCCCTCCACGATGCGCTCGATGCCGGTCTCGACGCCGTCACCGCCGTGCGAGCCGGGATGCATGACAAGATACTCACAGCCGTACCGGTGGGCGCGCTCCAGGTCGTCGCGAAGAGTCTGCCGCCCGAACTCCCGCGCTTCCTCCTTCGGGCTGGCGAGGTTGATGGTGTACGGCAGGTGGCCCACGATGGGAAAGATGTCCGCCTCCTCGCGCGCGACGGTCCACTGCCGGATCTCGTCATCCGACATGGCCCGCACCGCGCCGCCGCGGGGGTTCCGGGTGAAGAACGCGAAGGTGTTCGCTCCGACTTCGATCGCGTCCTTGACCGCCTGGGGCAACCCCTTCGCGATCGACAAGTGGGCACCCAAACGCAACTCGCTTGACGGCGTTGACACGCGCACACCTCCCGGGATCACGTCGAACAGTGTACCATGCCGACAAAGATGGCTGGAAAGCTGGTCCCAGCAGGGGGGCGTGGAGGCGTTATTCCTCGTCTATCCCTTGCGCGCTTGAACGCCCCCTGCCTGCCCGGTGACCTCTACTGCAATCTCGTGGAGGGAATCGACGCTGCAATCAGCACGAGGGGTTCGCTTGAAAAAGGGGCCTGCCGGAGTCGTTGCAAAGCGGTCGGGCCCCTTTCTGGCTTGTTGCTTGGCCACTGAGGTTACGTGAGTGCCTGATAGCTCAGAAGCGCCATGCCGCCAAGACCCGCCACGAGGACGGCGTAGGTGGCGGCGTACGCAGCGCGCACCTTGGGCGGCACGGCAAGATACCCGGATTTGCCTCTTGCGGTGAGGATTTGAGCCACTCCGAGAACCATGATCACGGCAAGAATGGGATCGGACATGATCCACGCCAGGTATCCCACCACCGGAATCCCGAGGATCCATATGGCCGGGCTGACCGCGGCGACGATCCGTCCTCCGTCCAGTGGGTGCACGGGGATCAAGTTGAAGAGGTTCAGAATAAATCCGAGATAGGCAAGGGCCAGGAAGAGCTCTCCTCCGCCCGCCAGGTACAACCCGTAGCAGATGAGGGATGCCAAACTCCCGGCAAGGGGTCCGCCCGCGGCGACAAACGCTTCCGTGTTGGCATTCTCTGGACGGTCCTTCATGAAGATCAAAGCGCCGACAAAGGGAATGAACACGGGTGAAGTCACGTTCAAGCCCTTCAGCTTCGCCGCGAGCACGTGCCCGTATTCGTGAAGCGCAAGAAGAAGGACAAACCCGATGGCGAACTTCCACCCGTACCGACGCGCATAGACCACGATGGTCAGGAGCATGGAGAGGAGCGTAAGGGCGATCTTGTTGATCTTCAAGAAGACGATCGCCGGTTTAAGGAGCAGCGGCACGATGACCTTCAATTTTGAAACAACGTAGGCAACCGACATCCATCGAATCCATGACGGTTGTCGACGAGGTTTTTCAGCATCAAGATGGGATGCCGCGGCGTCAGAAACCTCAAAACCCCCGTCTTCGTTCGCGGTTGTGTTCAGACGAGACTCATCCACGCCACTGCACCTCAAGCCTAAGTTTAATCTGGGCGTATTTCACTTCGCCTAACAGGCCATGTGAGGTAGCGGTTTGCGTTCAGAACGCTTGGGCCCGTGCGAGCCCAAGCAGTTGACTGCCGAGCAAGTCAAAATGGCGTTTCCATCGACCATGCGTGCTCACGCCCTGATTTAGTGATCACCGTTACTTGTAACTTGGCCTGTTCTGTTGCGTTGCCGAGACAGCCATGAATCACGTATGAGCGCACGAGAACGGTTGGGGTGTGTTCTGCCTGCATCAGCGGCTCGACCTCCTCGACGTCATACGAGCTCGGCCACTGAATCGAGGCAGACGTAATGGGTTCGGTACATCCCACGGAGATGGTGATCACCGGCTCTCCGTTCTTGTTGAACGTTTGCATGCGGCCCATCGAACAAGGAAGCGGATGAGATCGTGGTGTCAAAAGAAATTGCGTGCCAAGCCACAATACTGACACCGCTGCGAGGATTGTGACGTGTCTAGATGTTCTCACGTCTAGCGTCACCCTGCTTCAGACTATGCAGCCCTCCGTGACACTGGCTGCTGGAAGGGCCCGGACCTGGAACCCAGCGCGTCCATCCATCACCTGCATCATCCTAAGCGGCGAGTTGCGATGTCGCTCCCGGCGTTGATTCGGATTGCCGCTAAAGTCCCAACCGGGCCGCCACGTCCTCGTAGTCCGGGTCCTCGGCGTAGAGCTTCTCGAGCTCACTGCGCGCCCGCCCGCGCTGGCCGAGGTCCTCGTAGACCAGCGTCCGTTCGTACCTGATCGCCCGAAGCAGTTCCTCGGACCGGCCCTTCTTCCGGCGCAGGGCGTCCGTCAGGGTCTCCCGCGCAGCGTCCAACAACCCCAGCCCGCGCAGGGCTCTGGCCTTGTACAGAAGCAGCGCGGTGTGGACCGGCGTCTCGTTCTCGATGCCTTCGGTCAGCCGCACGACCTTTCGACATGCGTTCTTGTCGCCCGGGCGGGCGGTGAGCAGCAGCTCAGCGAGGGACACCTTCACCACCACGTCGTCGGGTTCGAGCCGCTGCAGTCTCTCCAGG contains these protein-coding regions:
- a CDS encoding deoxyribonuclease IV, with protein sequence MRLGAHLSIAKGLPQAVKDAIEVGANTFAFFTRNPRGGAVRAMSDDEIRQWTVAREEADIFPIVGHLPYTINLASPKEEAREFGRQTLRDDLERAHRYGCEYLVMHPGSHGGDGVETGIERIVEGIAYALEAQGDTMLLLEGMSGQGTEIGGTFEELAEIMKRLGWPERVGVCLDTCHLYAAGYDIATEAGLADVLDRLERTVGLRRVRALHLNDSKFGLGSRKDRHAKLGEGEIGRAGLHTVLSHPFFRALPWELETPVDDWREYADHIRTAREIAAAG
- a CDS encoding site-2 protease family protein, with translation MDESRLNTTANEDGGFEVSDAAASHLDAEKPRRQPSWIRWMSVAYVVSKLKVIVPLLLKPAIVFLKINKIALTLLSMLLTIVVYARRYGWKFAIGFVLLLALHEYGHVLAAKLKGLNVTSPVFIPFVGALIFMKDRPENANTEAFVAAGGPLAGSLASLICYGLYLAGGGELFLALAYLGFILNLFNLIPVHPLDGGRIVAAVSPAIWILGIPVVGYLAWIMSDPILAVIMVLGVAQILTARGKSGYLAVPPKVRAAYAATYAVLVAGLGGMALLSYQALT